The Triticum urartu cultivar G1812 unplaced genomic scaffold, Tu2.1 TuUngrouped_contig_8354, whole genome shotgun sequence genome has a segment encoding these proteins:
- the LOC125531904 gene encoding uncharacterized protein LOC125531904 isoform X3, which translates to MEVPRRMGEGHRKERRWLVIITLEERCLCTSLTPAGRRGGSATGSAQLRVRRMEVKEAAARMVAADGGGGDVALLATSTSSSPSSPLLLVLQLQRQQFVSVQ; encoded by the exons ATGGAGGTGCCGCGGCGGATGGGAGAGGGTCACCGGAAGGAGCGCCGCTGGCTCGTCATCATCACGCTGGAGGAGAGATGCCTCTGTACATCCCTCACACCAGCAG GTCGCCGAGGAGGATCTGCCACCGGATCCGCGCAGTTGAGGGTGAGGAGGATGGAGGTGAAGGAAGCAGCAGCAAGGATGGTGGCTGCTGATGGGGGAGGGGGCGACGTCGCGCTTCTCGCCACCTCCACATCCTCGTCGCCCAGTAGTCCGTTGCTCCTTGTCTTGCAACTCCAGCGACAACAGTTCGTCTCG GTTCAGTGA
- the LOC125531904 gene encoding uncharacterized protein LOC125531904 isoform X2 — translation MEVPRRMGEGHRKERRWLVIITLEERCLCTSLTPAGRRGGSATGSAQLRVRRMEVKEAAARMVAADGGGGDVALLATSTSSSPSSPLLLVLQLQRQQFVSKKWWQ, via the exons ATGGAGGTGCCGCGGCGGATGGGAGAGGGTCACCGGAAGGAGCGCCGCTGGCTCGTCATCATCACGCTGGAGGAGAGATGCCTCTGTACATCCCTCACACCAGCAG GTCGCCGAGGAGGATCTGCCACCGGATCCGCGCAGTTGAGGGTGAGGAGGATGGAGGTGAAGGAAGCAGCAGCAAGGATGGTGGCTGCTGATGGGGGAGGGGGCGACGTCGCGCTTCTCGCCACCTCCACATCCTCGTCGCCCAGTAGTCCGTTGCTCCTTGTCTTGCAACTCCAGCGACAACAGTTCGTCTCG AAAAAATGGTGGCAGTGA
- the LOC125531904 gene encoding uncharacterized protein LOC125531904 isoform X1 — MEVPRRMGEGHRKERRWLVIITLEERCLCTSLTPAGRRGGSATGSAQLRVRRMEVKEAAARMVAADGGGGDVALLATSTSSSPSSPLLLVLQLQRQQFVSVILLLLPLLSFHTK; from the exons ATGGAGGTGCCGCGGCGGATGGGAGAGGGTCACCGGAAGGAGCGCCGCTGGCTCGTCATCATCACGCTGGAGGAGAGATGCCTCTGTACATCCCTCACACCAGCAG GTCGCCGAGGAGGATCTGCCACCGGATCCGCGCAGTTGAGGGTGAGGAGGATGGAGGTGAAGGAAGCAGCAGCAAGGATGGTGGCTGCTGATGGGGGAGGGGGCGACGTCGCGCTTCTCGCCACCTCCACATCCTCGTCGCCCAGTAGTCCGTTGCTCCTTGTCTTGCAACTCCAGCGACAACAGTTCGTCTCGGTGATCCTTCTGCTCCTCCCGCTTCTCTCCTTCCATACTAAATAG